The DNA segment GCATAGCTTGCATACGTACTAGCTTATTTAAGAAACCCACTGTATAATGAAACATGACAAGGCAAATATAGATAGTTTAGCAAAAGTAAACAGGGTGATTAATGACAGTGATGGCACATTTTTTAACGTTCATGTTACTGTTGACATGTAATAGCAGTGGGAAAACTGGGATCAGCAGGTTCACTTTCTCACATGCTCAGAATGCCTGCTCCTGTTTACAGCGCACTCCTCTTTAGTGTATTCAGGTTTTTTATCCATCTTCGAGCTGTCAATGACCTAAAATTGCTCCCAGAGCCATGGCACCTCATGGCCGAAAAATGCCATGTAACACTGGTTCCCACCATTGTGCCCCCATGTGACTGACCAAGGACATAAAGGGCCTAGTTCTCatggctggtggtggtggtgtagtagGGACATTCTTGAGAGAATGACTGGGAAGCTGGTGCTGAATTTGGAAAAGAGGCAGCGCCGGTTGCCACCAGTTGATCACAGCTGTGAAATTCAAATTGAGCCAAAATGACCCCAGTAAAATGGTCCTCATTTGGGGTTGGCACATCTACAATCATTCTCAGCTGCTTTACTGTGAAGGACGATGAGACTGTTCCCCAGGCCTCTTCGAACACCACTTCACCTTTAAAAGACATtaaaactgtaattattccatCAAGGGAGGTTATCATGGTTTGCAGCTCTTGTCAGATAGGTATCATGATCTGCATGCGTAAACATAATCAGTATTTGGATTTTCTGGTATCATTTTTCTTCTTGTTCATTTGTTCTAATCAGCTTTTACTGCCATTAAACCCTCTGAGAAGGCAGCTACACTCACAGAACTCGCTGTGAGAACAGAGGCCAGCTCTGGTAAAACATGTTACAGAAACCTGTGAAAACCCTTAAGGCAACAATGTGCTTATGACTACATTCATAACAAGTCCACCTCAGGCTTCCCGCTGGTTCAGAAACGCACATAATTCATGGAGTGTTACAATATCGGCTACAAAGATCTAATCGATCTTAATGAAAGCCTAAATGCTCGGAGAACCGAAGCCCATTATTTCCTGGCCTATGTTCCTGAAGGAGTGGAAAAGAACATCTAACACACCTTGTAACATGTCACATCACTCGATAAGCTCCGCTGATATGCTTTGAACAGCTGGATGGGGTGCGAGGCATGAATCGAGCTCTTCAGGCGTCACACGAATGGCTGAAATCATCGTGTGAGGCAACGTCTGCAGATGGTCAATGGCGTGTTCCTATCTGATAAGAAGCATTCATGACAGTCCCTCAGCACTCACGCGTCTCGGGAATTTTCCCACATCCCCGAAGCTGTTGCTTTAAGAGCCGATAACAGTCTTCGAGAGCAGGTTATGCCAAGCAAAGCAACGGGGAGATCGAAAATGCAGGCCGAGAGCCAAGGAGTGGAGCGGTGGGCGGAGGATGTGGCGAAGATCCACCCAGAATGCACGAGGGGGCAAGAGACaccttcttttttattattcttttttttaatggctcGAAGCTCACGCTCCCTAATAGATGGCcatcttgtttttttcccccccgaTTCTTAAGAAGACTTATTAGTGCAGATgtttgcacagctgcagccgtCAGAGGTAGAGCCTGGAACACTCCCTCTCAGCTCCAGCGCATAAAGAATGGGAAGTTCTGGAATAAAACAAATTCGATCACCCTCAGGTTCTTCTGAAATGCGAGAGGCTTCTGTCTGCAGCCTCTTCAATCACATCAGATGCCTTATCACTTCGATTTGGACCAAAATTACAAATATTCTGCAGGAGTCGCTTTAATtgcttaaaaacaacaaaaatccaGGCTGGAGTCACTTGAGCCCTTTTTCGAAATCCACCTGTGACATGATCTTAGAGGGATTCACTGTTTGAAATAATTATGACAGCTGTTTGCAACGCTTTTCACTTGTATTGACATTAACCAAGGCCACATCTGTTTAACCAGCGACGGTTCATATTTTTATGTCCTGCAAATATCGTTTGTATAATGGAAGAGAGGTTGGCCAAAGTCCTCCTTGCATGTCATTTATCCTTCTCCCTGAACCTCAACCAGGTTAAATATTACTGCCCTGAGGCGCCTGCTGGTCAACAATCCCATCTCATGAGTCCAGGTCATGTAAACAGCTAACAAGAAACGAGGCAGATGTGCACTCGAAACCACAAGAAGCGATTAAACAGGAAAGAACTCATCACTGATGATCTGCAGAATGACTTTCAGGTGGAAGTGAGGTACGTGCCGCTGAGGAGCTCTCTGTGAGCATCCCTGCCCTTCGTGACATGACTACGGAATGACGACACGTCTGCAGGAGAGGCAGGAACGGAACCTGACGTGCCAGAAGGGTCAGCATGCGTGTATACATCAGCGCCACTGGGAATAAAACCTTCATCAACGTCTCGTTGCATTTAGACCCTTTCCGTCTGAGAAGAACCGGCCACTGGCACGAGGCAAGTCCAGACATTGGAATCATGCTGGAATTCCATCCTTCACTTTGGAGGAATGGTATCAGATGGGATTAGACGTGGTGCTGCTCGGCTTTCCCAAGAGAACCTGGCTAAGCCCAGCTCAGAGCTGCGGTATCCATGCAATCCAATTAGAGGTACCTCCCCCCGATCTGTGGAATTAATGGCTGACGTAGAGAGATTCTGAAACTCAAAGGaaaaatgtttgtgtgaaaAGCTCGTGCATCGCTCTCGGTGTGCCTGAGTTCACTGATGATTTAGGCTGGCTGGTGGGGTGCCTGGCCGATTCATCATCAGACTCTTTTCACCTGTGCCAGGGGAGACAGAATGGGGCTCAATCTATCTAGACAATATTCACACTTCAACAGATAATACAGGGCAGCGCTCCAGCTGAAAAGGCCTCAGAACCGCTCGGCTACACCCCAAACATTTCCCTGAGAGAGTTCAGTGGGCTGCACTGGCTCGCTGGAATGCACCATGAATGCAAAGGTCGGCCTTATCCTTCGTAATTCCACACGTGCTGATCAATTTCATGCAAACACCAGTGACATGCAGAGTCCTCCAGCCCAAGTCAAAATATTTCCATATTTTGCCCCAAAAGAAAAATCTCTTGGCTAGCTGTTCGTCTTTGAAGCGCTCAGTTGTGATTTATGTCCTGGGATTAAAATAAATCCCTATAAAGAGTCTTTCTGAATTCCACGAGTGCTGAGCATTCTTCTACAGTCAAATATACAACATCTTCTTCTGCTCAGATTCTTTCTCTTGTAGTCCTGCACATGACggattcatctctctctctctctctctctctctctcaaccttcTATCTGCCTTGACTGACTGTGATCATCTTCTACCCATCATCTGAATTTTGCAGTCGAACTCTAAGGTAAAGCTTAGATCTGAGAGTCTGGGATCGTCAGTGATGTTGCAGCAGCTACATCCTAATCTGGACAATGATTAGGGAAAAAAGGTAGCAAGCAGGCTCATAACCAtaaacagtaaaagtacagtggTATGAAATAAGGTTTTGAGAGATGGACCACGCCTTAATTAACACAAACTCCTCCTGCATCGCATATATATACCCTCCAGTTCTACCTCATAACTTCACACCCACCACCCCCCAGGCTCCTCCCTTCCGTTTCGTCACTCACCTAAGCTACGGGGGGCCAGGCTTCACAAACAGAAGGCTAACCCAGGCTTCTGTGTAAACGTTAGTATGGCAACACAGCCTACAGGGAGAGATAAGAATGAGGAGGTTGATGGGCATGCACTCACAAAATTACCATATTTAGTCTAATAGTTTGCACCGTGTACCCTGAACTGACACATACTGGTTTCACTCCCAACGGAACAATATCTACACACATGAAATTTGACTTCTGTATTTTTTCTTGTGGGACAGCAGAGTGCTTTGAGCAGGTTCTGCTGTTTTTCTTGTAAATGTTCATCTTTAGAAAAGTGCCTGTTGTAATCCCTGTCTTTCAGTCCAGATCCACAGTTTCacactgttgggcaaaaccacctctccatctctctgatGGAGCAGTTTAAGCTGAGCCCAACCCGTCAGGTCCGCTGATGGAACTTTCCAAGTGCTCAGAAATCGCCTGCATGAAAATCACTCTGCCTGACATACATCATGTTCTTGCATCACTCCTGAAAGCTAAAATCCTGTTGCCTTCATCTCTTTCCTGACATAATGACTGAATTGCCCCAGTCACGCCTATGGAAAGCAGGCCAAGaaggaccacacacacagtcagcgtACACATAACGCACACATCACCCACCATGTTGCCAAGCCATCTGCTCAGCCCGTGTTCCGATTTACCTCTACCATGACACTGCCGAACTTCGGACCGCAAATGAAAATCGGCGGCCTGTGTGGAGGCAGCATTCAGACGTGGACCAAAGTGACCAGACTGCGTCGGCTAACTGTGACCCCGCGGTGGAACCTGTGAGCTGATTGAAGGACCACAGAGGTCCTCTTTAAAGTATTTGTACTAAAGAAGGCTTCTTTGAGAAAACTTGGGTTGGGTTTATTAAAGAGGATCTGCTACTcctctttctgcttttgtccCAGTTGAGTGAACTGACACACTGCTTccaaattcacagtgtaacaataGCCCATTATCACCAGCCACTACAAGATCACACATGTTGGTGATCATTTAAATGAGTAATTTTAATACAAAAGAACCCTCTTAGGCCATAGTGAGcatgatttattaaatcataTTATTCAAAATACAAAATTCTTGTTTCTTCATAACCACTGATGTTGTGATGTAGCAGCAGTGGTCCATCTCCCAGCATTTACTCTGTAGCTCCTTATCATGCCCTCATAGCACAGACAGGCCACAGTGATGATGCTTTAACACACACAAGGCTTTATTTggacactgtatgtccaaatgtttgtggacaccccttctaatgaatgcattcagctactttaagttgcacctattgctagTTCCACCGCACAGCTTGTTTAGCTCAGTGTTTTTTCAACACCGCCCTGCACAGTTTCGaagctttccctgctcccaacacaccacATTTAACTAATGAGCTCATTAACTCATTAAGCCCTTTCagaggactctctagagcagatagacatcatgaccctattggcttcatgctgcctaatgccaggtgtgggctagaggggtataaagccccccagcattgaggagctgtggagcagtggaagaactgtgttctctagaatgatggtggaggagctccatccagtactcttttgggaagagttaaggagttggggatgaggtggcacagcaatgcttttccaaaagagagacagttactccaacagaagcaggagaaactctttttaatagccttgatttcagaggagacgtttatacttttgtccacgtcGTGTACATGTCACTATTGACACCACAGGCTGACGAGGGAAATATCACACAGTTCCTCATCCTACTTGAGCTCATAGCAGCAGGATGCTGAAAGGTGTAATCCTTctctaatgcaggacaatgagTATGCCTGTGTCTGCGTACATGACCAAGTAAAAACTGAGTGAGTGTCTACAGTCCATACAGCTCACAAAAGTAACAGTGCTAAACGCCTCGCTGCTGTGGACCGTGTTCTTTGTGCAGCCTCGGCTGAGCTGCATGCCCAGCTGTGCTGTACGCTCAGCCTGTGCCAGCGCCATGATTGGAGCCTCCGCCTCCATGTGCCAAGAATTACAAACGGCCGGAATGCGAGCACTCAAACGGCCCCGTTTCGCTCCATtcctcacagagtgaccataaAAGGCTGGACGGTTTGAGTGCAGGCAGCAGGAAAGGACTGGTTCAGGGTTGTCACTGGTGTACGAGAGGAACACAAAACAAGGGCTAGACAGGACCAGAGGGTGGGCACAAGAGGCCAAAACCACACTGAAGTAAAAGCGCCATTACGTCACTGCAAAGTCGTTTCCACAAACAACTTGACCAGAAGCAAAAATGCATCAGCAAGTCCTGCAGTGGAACATCTTAATAGTATAGAAGCACATTACCaccactttaaataaaaaatggataaaaaaaaaataaagcatctCAGAAAACTGAGAAAGGATCTGAAAATAACAAGAAATCAgctcaaaatatataaaaatacactaatgattttaatatctcaaaataatgacaacaatttatttaataatgagACAATAATAACAGAACAGAATCAAATGAAACACAATGGCTAAATATGAAGGACTGAAACTGACCCGAGCAAACAGTCAGAACCCCTCACCTCACAAATATAATTCagcaaaagtatatttaaacaAACTGCagtcacacagaacacacagtcCATTTTCCAGGCTGACCTGTGGTCAGTGGCACCAGAGCAGTAGGCCAGCTGGCCGAGGAGCTGTTAGCACCTGAAAGCTATCAGATCTCTGAACAGCCTCTACTTCATTCTCACACTTACATAAAACTGCAACTGCAGGGCTAgatttcatccatccatcttcttatccacgtCTTTCTGGTCAGGGTTGCTGTACGGAGTGCAACCAGAATCATTGGAAATACTCCCAtggtccatcacagggtaccacacaagCCCCTTCCCTCATATACTCACACCtgggggcaatttagcatagccagtttacctactactatactatatgtccaaatgtctgtggacaccccttctaatgaatggattcagctacttcaagttgtcCTCAGtgctggactctctggagcagatcaacatcaccatgctgcctaatacaaggcgtgggctagaggggtataaagccccccagcattgaggagctgtggagcagtggaaaagctgtgttctctggaatgatggtggtggagctccatccagtcctgaggatacatgtttttaataacCCCTTACTGATAGGCTCCTAATCATGTGCTTGTCCAGGCCTTTATATTAGATGACCCCATGTTCCCATAAGAACTTTAGCACTTCAGGAGTTTTACATCTGCCTCCACATTTATAGCAGATTTCATCTGTATATTACAAATCCATAAGATACAGAAGAAGCACAGTAAAACAGTGTATTGTAGAAATGCCACAGGAATAAAGTTCAATGGAATCAATGAGACAATAGCTCCCCCTATGTGCATGTGCTTGCAagtaactgtaaaaaaaagacaTCCCTCAGTTAAGTAAGCTGCAGAACACTGTGCACCACAGGATAAAGGCTCCTGACCAAATATAGTTCACAGATATCAGAAACAGGATGATTTTTCCATACAAACAGTTTTGGTAGTTAATATGTATAGAACTGTACTAATGGGGAAAGTAAATTACAGCATTTAAAAAGCGAATTGAATAAAAGTCCACATGGTAACTGTTGTATAGGATGCATAAGCCAAAGTGTGTCTGGGACTTTCTCTAAATACTCTGCTAACTATAGATCCCTTCTAGAAATGCAATGGACCCTGCGGCTTAAGCTGTGACCCCTATGTCTGGTGGCAGACCTCACTGACAGGGTTTGTGAAAGAAGCCACAGATCTCACCTACTACTTATCTATAGTTACAAGGGGACGTAGGAACCCACACTACTATCTTTTCTGTAGATATATCTGTAGATAAGGTTGTTTACATCTGAACTCCAGAGCGACGTCTGAGTtgctgtgtgtctctctctctctctctctctctctctctctctctctctctctctctccatatgcATATGTCTTAAGAATTAGGCCGGgttattatttacactgctaGTGTAAATGGCATGATGTTAATATGTACATTTGAAAGCCAGACtgtttttgcttggttaaatggttcctcatggagaaaaaaaagctcCTGATTTTGGtttctctaaagaacctttctaaatatatatatatatatagtgtaccaAAAATGGTTTCACATttcttattatattaaaatgataaaatagtTATAAACAGGGATAAGAATTGCCTCATCATTTCCAATAATGTCCAGTAATGTTTCCTTTCAGGTTGGCTCAGAGCATCCCTAATTCTCATCAATCCTGCATTTGTTAAAGATCTCACTCAGGTTCGACTCATTACTGTCCTTGCAAGCTGCCTGAGCTTGTCCTGAATGAGCTCTTTAAATCTGTCGGTCATGAGGAAATAAAACACAGGGTTGATGACGCTGTGGGCGAACGCTAATGGCCGCGTCACTATGTACACCGCCTCGATGTAGTTTCTGGAACACGGGGATGACATCTCAGAGAGCTGCGATGCTATCCTCACATTCCTCATCACGTGGATGGGAGTGTAGAGCACCAGGAACATGATGGCGGTGGCCCTCAGTATCTTCAGAGGCTTTTGGAAGGAGGTACCAAACACCTGCTCTTGAACCGTGAGCAGAGAAACCATCTTAAAGGATGATAAAAACAAACCCAGGAGAGGCAGGATGTATCCGGTGACGGTGAGCACCAGGCTGTAGATCAGAGTCCTGTTCACCTCACTGAGGCTTGCAAAGTCATTACACTTGCTCCAGCCATTGCGCTTCAAGTCCTCCAACACGAAGATGATAAGTGGCATGACCTCAATGTTGACCCAGATCCAGGTCAAGAGGCTCACACAGAGGGAGCCTCTACAGGTCAGCAGGAAACGGTCGCGCTGGGGGTGACGCAACACCAGGAGCCGATCCACGCTCACCCACACCATGAAGAGGATGCTGGAGTACAAGTTCACGTGGAGGATGTAGCGGTTGGCCACGCAGAGCGCAGCTACGTACTGCTGTTGGCCATGGGCGTAGG comes from the Salminus brasiliensis chromosome 23, fSalBra1.hap2, whole genome shotgun sequence genome and includes:
- the LOC140545749 gene encoding succinate receptor 1-like, which produces MQRSCWLQVSNCSDVIPSLWKYYLSPVYAVEFAIGITGNLVVVLGYLFCLPSWKSTNVYLFNLAVSDLVFLCTLPHLSYTYAHGQQQYVAALCVANRYILHVNLYSSILFMVWVSVDRLLVLRHPQRDRFLLTCRGSLCVSLLTWIWVNIEVMPLIIFVLEDLKRNGWSKCNDFASLSEVNRTLIYSLVLTVTGYILPLLGLFLSSFKMVSLLTVQEQVFGTSFQKPLKILRATAIMFLVLYTPIHVMRNVRIASQLSEMSSPCSRNYIEAVYIVTRPLAFAHSVINPVFYFLMTDRFKELIQDKLRQLARTVMSRT